The Cohnella abietis genome has a segment encoding these proteins:
- a CDS encoding stalk domain-containing protein, which translates to MKKSMLLLLIFVMALVVFTTGAFAATKITAIKAFLDGDLTLVKDGEVWQPVDANGKIALPVTYNGTTYLPIRAISDAFNIPIQYEGKTKTIRLGESENVSFYTSGIKPETATWTFQDIIDKKQLVFGGKQYNGAFAMAASDTERYSLSIDLGRKYASLHLIIAGDKDLKFKLYNDKQQLLTRELTVKEGQVTVYDIDLQGSKGITIHPYGAAIGASPLVYILKDSYLK; encoded by the coding sequence GTGAAAAAATCGATGTTGCTGCTTCTGATCTTTGTCATGGCGCTTGTCGTATTTACAACTGGGGCTTTTGCGGCAACGAAAATAACAGCAATTAAGGCTTTTTTGGACGGGGACCTTACGCTTGTGAAGGATGGTGAAGTCTGGCAGCCGGTCGATGCCAATGGAAAAATTGCTCTGCCAGTCACTTATAACGGAACGACCTATTTGCCGATACGCGCCATATCGGATGCATTCAATATCCCTATTCAATATGAAGGTAAGACGAAGACGATCCGACTTGGAGAGAGTGAAAATGTGAGTTTCTATACGTCTGGAATCAAGCCGGAGACTGCGACCTGGACGTTCCAGGATATTATTGATAAAAAGCAGCTGGTGTTCGGAGGTAAGCAATATAACGGGGCGTTCGCAATGGCAGCTAGCGATACGGAACGATATTCCTTGAGCATTGATTTGGGGAGAAAGTATGCATCGCTGCATCTGATAATTGCCGGAGACAAAGACTTGAAATTCAAGCTATATAACGACAAGCAGCAATTACTTACTCGGGAATTGACGGTGAAAGAAGGCCAAGTGACCGTTTACGATATTGATCTGCAAGGCAGCAAGGGAATCACGATTCATCCTTATGGCGCAGCGATAGGAGCTTCACCGCTGGTTTATATTTTGAAAGACAGTTACCTCAAGTGA
- a CDS encoding ABC transporter permease: MRSLKLYARFIPIYFKSKTEHGFGFYMDFVGFALTHIVSYTVIWALMSRFQTINGWSMYEVMLLYTLNMLTYAIAAVFFFFQMNDVEEDVHKGSFDSLLVKPINPFIHMIIRSFGHFFLGDIAIAIIMLGFCFSRLDIHPDLGTYVSFVFMLLGAVLVQASFIVITGSMCFWIVRARSVVNIVIFGIRGFADYPISIYGKFLRVILTFIIPYGFVNFYPSHLILDKEGGSLFASWLPYATPIIGLLLFFIAYRVWNAGLNRYQGTGS; this comes from the coding sequence ATGAGAAGCTTGAAGCTTTATGCGCGATTTATCCCGATTTATTTCAAAAGTAAAACCGAGCACGGCTTTGGCTTTTATATGGATTTTGTCGGCTTTGCGCTCACTCATATCGTCAGCTATACGGTCATTTGGGCGTTAATGAGCCGGTTTCAGACGATAAACGGTTGGAGTATGTATGAGGTCATGCTTCTTTACACGCTTAATATGCTTACATATGCTATAGCGGCTGTATTTTTCTTTTTCCAAATGAATGATGTCGAAGAGGATGTGCATAAAGGCTCCTTCGACAGTCTGCTCGTCAAGCCAATCAATCCATTTATCCATATGATCATTCGTAGCTTCGGCCATTTTTTTCTCGGTGACATTGCCATTGCGATCATTATGCTCGGTTTCTGCTTCAGTCGTCTGGATATTCATCCCGACTTGGGCACTTATGTCAGCTTTGTGTTTATGTTGCTCGGAGCAGTGCTCGTTCAAGCTTCTTTCATCGTCATAACCGGCTCGATGTGCTTCTGGATTGTTCGCGCCCGATCGGTTGTGAATATCGTTATTTTCGGCATTCGGGGCTTTGCCGATTATCCGATTTCAATCTACGGTAAGTTTTTGCGGGTTATATTAACTTTTATCATTCCTTACGGCTTCGTCAATTTCTATCCATCCCATCTGATCCTCGATAAGGAAGGAGGCTCGCTGTTCGCATCATGGCTGCCTTACGCCACTCCGATCATCGGCTTGCTCCTGTTCTTCATCGCTTATCGGGTTTGGAATGCGGGATTGAATCGGTATCAAGGTACGGGAAGCTAG
- a CDS encoding ABC transporter permease: MRIALYREMTLNAFRSLLAFRAEVLLFLFGQLFRIFVQVYIWYALFGDSDSLISKSGTVTIQEMITYVVISSVISVFATNDVIFRVSNKVSSGEIGMDLIKPMSFRSVIFCQAFGTNLYRMLFELIPLVIVSMLFFHIQLPSLVNGLAFLILVICGLILNFLITYTVGLIAFWYILVWQVNTVLNGLIRLFSGAFIPIWFFSDSLVKLSYFLPFRLIYYEPISVFLGKVTGWQDLLSIIVQQLAWMAGFLLLQKWMWSKAVTRLVVQGG, from the coding sequence ATGAGAATCGCACTCTATCGGGAAATGACGTTGAATGCCTTCCGATCACTGCTTGCTTTTCGGGCCGAAGTTTTACTATTCCTGTTCGGGCAACTATTTAGAATCTTCGTGCAAGTGTATATTTGGTATGCTTTATTTGGCGATTCGGACAGTTTAATCTCGAAATCTGGCACAGTTACCATTCAAGAAATGATAACGTATGTCGTGATCAGCTCGGTCATCTCGGTATTCGCTACGAATGACGTCATTTTCAGAGTAAGCAACAAAGTATCATCGGGCGAAATCGGGATGGATCTGATTAAGCCAATGAGCTTTCGATCCGTTATTTTCTGTCAGGCTTTCGGCACGAATTTGTACCGAATGCTGTTTGAATTAATTCCTTTAGTTATAGTCAGCATGCTATTCTTCCACATACAGCTACCCTCTCTGGTAAATGGTCTTGCCTTCCTTATTCTTGTCATCTGTGGCCTGATTCTCAATTTCCTGATTACGTATACGGTCGGCCTGATCGCCTTCTGGTACATTCTTGTTTGGCAGGTCAATACGGTACTGAATGGGCTGATCCGACTATTTTCCGGAGCTTTTATTCCGATTTGGTTTTTCTCTGATTCGCTAGTGAAGCTCTCGTACTTTCTGCCGTTCCGCCTTATTTACTATGAACCAATCTCTGTCTTCTTGGGTAAAGTAACTGGCTGGCAGGACCTGCTTTCAATCATTGTCCAGCAATTAGCCTGGATGGCTGGTTTTCTACTGTTGCAAAAATGGATGTGGTCGAAAGCCGTTACCCGGCTTGTCGTTCAGGGAGGCTAA
- a CDS encoding ABC transporter ATP-binding protein has translation MPLIQVEHLRKEFKRQKRKDGFWPLMKSLVYREYEQKVAVEDISFSIDQGEIVGYIGPNGAGKSTTIKMMVGILVPTSGVVRVNGLVPFENRIENARRIGAVFGQKSQLWWDTPVIESLRLTKYMYDIPEDRYLQNMALFGDILGLDEFKNVAVRSLSLGQRMRADLCAALLHDPEIVYLDEPTIGLDVVVKERIREFIREINRERGTTVILTTHDMSDIEKLCSRVMVVDHGKLMYDGNLNTLKSDYGNMETMELDTEENFIMDDALLRMGITFSRTEDARNQLLYDKKNVNSSVVIKYIMDRYSVRDFKVKETEIEEIIRNLYAGFSQEEHERQEVIV, from the coding sequence ATGCCGCTGATTCAAGTAGAGCATTTGCGTAAGGAATTCAAAAGGCAGAAGCGAAAAGACGGGTTCTGGCCATTGATGAAAAGTCTTGTATACAGGGAATATGAGCAGAAGGTTGCGGTCGAGGACATTTCATTTTCGATCGATCAAGGTGAGATTGTCGGTTACATCGGGCCCAATGGGGCGGGAAAATCGACAACTATTAAAATGATGGTCGGCATCCTCGTACCAACCAGCGGCGTTGTGCGTGTGAATGGGCTCGTGCCTTTCGAGAACCGCATTGAGAATGCGCGGAGAATCGGGGCTGTTTTCGGCCAGAAAAGCCAGCTTTGGTGGGATACGCCAGTCATCGAATCATTGAGATTAACGAAGTATATGTATGATATACCGGAGGATCGTTATCTTCAGAACATGGCACTATTCGGTGACATTCTTGGGTTGGATGAATTCAAAAATGTTGCCGTCCGTTCGCTAAGCCTCGGCCAACGGATGCGAGCTGACCTTTGCGCGGCACTGCTGCATGATCCTGAAATTGTGTATCTCGACGAACCGACAATTGGGCTCGATGTCGTTGTAAAAGAAAGAATTCGCGAATTCATTCGCGAGATTAATCGGGAAAGAGGAACGACAGTCATACTGACGACACATGACATGTCCGACATTGAGAAGCTGTGCAGCCGCGTTATGGTCGTTGATCACGGCAAGCTTATGTATGACGGCAACCTGAACACGCTGAAGAGCGATTACGGTAATATGGAAACAATGGAGCTGGATACGGAGGAGAACTTCATCATGGACGATGCGCTTTTGCGCATGGGGATTACGTTCAGCCGAACTGAAGATGCCCGAAACCAGCTCCTCTACGACAAGAAAAATGTTAACTCCTCTGTGGTCATCAAGTATATTATGGATCGTTATTCTGTTCGTGATTTCAAGGTTAAGGAAACCGAGATCGAAGAAATTATTCGAAATCTCTATGCCGGCTTTAGCCAGGAAGAGCACGAGCGGCAGGAAGTGATCGTATGA
- a CDS encoding sigma-70 family RNA polymerase sigma factor produces MEEKILIQQLKHKSQPALEHLIDLYSAYVSTIVRNIIGAQMRIEDIEEVVSDVFVLLWNNATQIQENGSLKSYIAAIARNQALKKLRNLDPQFCLLEEDILIVRDTNDPLKESENKQELEWIFSTMEKQDREIFLRYYFFFEKTKDIALQLKMNESTVRSRLLRGRAFLKQRLIEGGYEFENKHIQNG; encoded by the coding sequence TTGGAAGAGAAAATACTCATTCAACAGTTAAAGCATAAATCTCAACCTGCATTGGAACACTTGATTGACCTTTATTCTGCTTATGTGAGCACAATTGTAAGAAATATAATAGGCGCTCAAATGAGGATCGAGGATATTGAGGAGGTCGTATCTGATGTATTCGTCTTGCTTTGGAATAACGCGACACAGATCCAAGAGAACGGTTCATTAAAGTCATATATTGCCGCGATCGCAAGAAATCAAGCGCTGAAAAAGTTAAGAAACCTTGACCCTCAGTTTTGTTTGCTTGAGGAGGACATATTAATTGTGAGGGACACCAATGATCCTCTTAAAGAATCTGAAAACAAACAAGAGTTGGAATGGATTTTTTCCACAATGGAGAAGCAAGATAGAGAGATTTTTCTTCGCTACTATTTTTTCTTCGAGAAGACAAAGGATATAGCTTTGCAGTTGAAAATGAACGAATCGACAGTTAGAAGCAGACTGCTTCGTGGACGAGCATTTTTGAAGCAGCGCTTAATAGAAGGAGGGTATGAATTTGAAAATAAACATATCCAAAATGGTTGA
- a CDS encoding serine hydrolase domain-containing protein: MNFDKLTAYLNRFYEEKNIPGVGLAMYYKHEPVFEHYTGYADVDNRIVFGPDTIFRLYSATKVITCTAMLQLVESGRVKLSDPLYAYIPEYEHVTVRHQLPDGAQELRPSTVPITIEHLLSMTAGIEQYDTPEARRVIAESGGEGRTLDVIRALAKEPLLFEPGTRFKYTVCHDVLGAVIEVVSGKPLGAYMQDHIFDPIGMTDTSFDLKDETRFAKLYNRFNGKTHKAESIGESFNLKPGRAYESGGGGLYSTVPDYTLFAEALCNYGLAPSGERILRPETVNDLRKRRLHAEAQQDFASFGGVSKSGYSYGLGVRTLVNPEDNNALSMKGEFGWDGARGCYVVIDPDAQITLFYAQQEAGSPWYQWHGSVRNYAYASVW, encoded by the coding sequence ATGAATTTCGATAAGCTGACAGCTTACTTGAATCGGTTCTACGAAGAGAAGAACATACCCGGCGTCGGACTGGCGATGTATTACAAGCATGAGCCAGTGTTCGAGCATTATACCGGCTATGCGGACGTGGATAATCGAATCGTGTTCGGGCCTGACACGATATTCCGGTTGTACTCCGCGACCAAAGTCATTACATGTACGGCGATGCTGCAGTTGGTAGAGTCGGGCCGGGTGAAGCTTAGCGATCCGCTGTACGCTTATATTCCGGAATATGAACATGTAACCGTGCGTCATCAGCTGCCGGACGGTGCACAAGAGCTCCGACCGTCGACTGTGCCAATTACGATAGAGCATCTGCTCAGCATGACGGCCGGCATCGAGCAATATGACACGCCGGAGGCGCGGCGCGTTATCGCGGAGTCAGGCGGCGAAGGTCGAACACTCGATGTGATTCGGGCGCTGGCGAAGGAGCCGCTGCTGTTCGAGCCGGGAACGCGCTTCAAATACACGGTCTGTCACGATGTGTTAGGCGCGGTTATTGAAGTCGTATCGGGTAAGCCACTTGGTGCGTACATGCAGGACCATATTTTCGATCCGATCGGGATGACGGATACTTCTTTCGACTTGAAGGATGAGACGCGGTTCGCGAAGCTGTACAATCGGTTCAACGGCAAGACGCACAAGGCGGAAAGTATTGGAGAGTCGTTCAACTTGAAGCCCGGTCGGGCGTACGAAAGTGGCGGGGGCGGACTGTATTCGACCGTGCCGGACTATACTCTGTTCGCCGAAGCGCTGTGCAATTACGGACTTGCGCCAAGTGGGGAGCGTATTCTGCGGCCCGAAACGGTGAACGATCTGCGCAAGCGGCGGCTGCACGCAGAGGCGCAGCAGGATTTTGCAAGCTTCGGCGGTGTGAGCAAAAGCGGCTATAGCTACGGACTCGGCGTGCGTACCTTGGTCAACCCAGAGGATAACAATGCGCTCAGTATGAAGGGCGAATTTGGCTGGGATGGTGCTCGCGGCTGCTACGTCGTCATCGATCCGGATGCCCAGATCACGCTATTCTACGCGCAGCAGGAGGCCGGATCTCCATGGTATCAATGGCACGGCTCGGTGCGCAATTACGCGTACGCCAGCGTGTGGTGA
- a CDS encoding aminoglycoside phosphotransferase family protein, with translation MSRDNFLRSILSEKVNMTPDGFVADQLTPQQFWDCHELFFDKILEIHSSDISGIEGYGNFNEECRTGNATYRDYLIDDFADDKEGYWYNWREMFDTTLLKREFFEQYYKEIEDRIPYCEDKRYLVNNFMFFTNMITDGNIMVGFPDWTFAGIGDFLTDIAIMDLNKPYMRIPELFVPYCKKRGIDIPDFKERFLCVAYWNGLNGLRWHASIDDEESCTSIIKSVSELKDRIYAL, from the coding sequence ATGAGCAGGGACAATTTTCTTAGGTCGATACTGTCCGAGAAGGTCAATATGACGCCCGACGGGTTCGTGGCCGATCAGCTGACCCCGCAACAGTTCTGGGACTGCCACGAATTGTTTTTCGATAAAATTCTCGAGATTCATTCATCGGATATATCGGGAATAGAAGGTTATGGAAACTTCAATGAGGAATGCCGAACGGGAAACGCGACTTATAGGGATTATCTAATCGACGACTTCGCTGACGATAAGGAAGGTTACTGGTACAATTGGAGGGAAATGTTCGATACGACGCTCTTAAAACGGGAGTTCTTCGAACAATATTACAAGGAAATCGAAGACAGAATTCCTTATTGCGAAGATAAGCGTTACTTGGTCAATAACTTCATGTTCTTCACAAACATGATTACGGATGGCAACATAATGGTCGGGTTTCCAGATTGGACGTTTGCCGGCATTGGCGACTTCCTGACGGACATCGCGATTATGGACTTAAATAAGCCTTACATGCGTATACCGGAATTATTTGTCCCGTATTGCAAGAAGCGGGGAATCGACATTCCGGACTTCAAAGAAAGATTCTTATGCGTGGCGTATTGGAACGGGCTTAACGGATTGCGTTGGCATGCATCGATCGACGATGAGGAGTCCTGCACGTCGATTATTAAGTCCGTCAGCGAGCTGAAAGATCGAATCTACGCCCTATAG
- a CDS encoding CD3324 family protein: MKYENAGDLIPAELLREIQKYAAGKLLYIPSGDEKRAWGEASGYRDQLHRRNRMIRNKYAHGLTVSELADEYFLSLDSIKKIIYSKKNNHGYATYTPTIHSAVQYANAGILEEWIHCYVQFTRKAGPDSREFGKDHLYFGVVKFPLRLIQAEGIESDQRQVDEDNEQASASLPLLIQYEQGKFYCAEQKEMLAGLKQRKINAYPSIIVLKENADYKRFMNHYGTVLFFVGSSSI, translated from the coding sequence ATGAAATACGAGAATGCCGGCGACTTGATTCCGGCCGAGTTATTGAGGGAAATTCAGAAGTACGCGGCGGGCAAGCTGCTGTATATTCCTTCCGGGGATGAGAAGAGGGCATGGGGGGAAGCCTCGGGGTACCGGGATCAGTTGCATAGACGCAATCGAATGATCCGCAACAAGTACGCCCATGGGCTCACGGTGTCGGAACTCGCGGACGAGTATTTCTTATCGTTGGACTCCATCAAGAAGATTATTTACTCCAAAAAAAATAACCATGGATACGCGACATATACGCCGACGATACATTCGGCCGTCCAATATGCGAACGCGGGGATCCTCGAAGAGTGGATTCACTGCTATGTGCAGTTCACCCGAAAAGCCGGGCCTGATTCACGCGAGTTCGGTAAAGATCATCTCTATTTCGGCGTTGTTAAGTTCCCTTTGCGTCTTATTCAAGCGGAGGGTATTGAGAGCGATCAACGCCAGGTCGACGAAGACAATGAACAGGCATCCGCAAGTCTGCCGCTCCTTATTCAGTATGAGCAAGGAAAGTTTTATTGTGCGGAACAGAAGGAAATGTTGGCGGGATTAAAACAGCGCAAGATAAATGCGTATCCATCCATCATCGTATTGAAAGAGAATGCCGATTATAAACGGTTTATGAATCATTATGGTACGGTTTTGTTTTTCGTTGGCAGTAGCAGTATATAA
- a CDS encoding NAD-dependent epimerase/dehydratase family protein, which translates to MNILITGGTGYIGTVLVEESVKAGHNTYVLTRNREKSEALEKQGVKVIVGDILQDGQWQQKINDMDAVIHLAAPPTWGKKVTKKVALSYADGHLELTKRLFAAIDPKHLKRLIFVGGTSYFGDSGNEAPRTESFQAEPKGWGPYISPSIKYAKEKIAEGYPASIVFPAQIYGPSSWMEQLFFQPLYTNKPITSLKGYSPYFSPIHIEDCARALLHLIEKGEIGEDYIISDLQPLKSTVFRDEIIKLMGVRNPKFREVPRWLCQLLLGPVLTEYATAHTNFSSKKLQETGFKFRYPTYIEGLPQVVDAWLKLQS; encoded by the coding sequence ATGAACATTCTTATAACTGGTGGGACAGGTTACATTGGGACAGTGCTCGTGGAAGAGTCAGTAAAGGCTGGGCACAATACATATGTTTTAACGAGAAATAGAGAAAAATCAGAGGCTTTAGAGAAGCAAGGCGTCAAAGTCATTGTTGGAGATATATTGCAGGATGGACAGTGGCAGCAAAAGATAAATGATATGGACGCAGTTATTCATTTGGCAGCTCCACCAACGTGGGGGAAAAAAGTAACTAAAAAAGTGGCACTTTCCTATGCGGATGGGCATTTGGAGTTAACAAAACGTCTTTTTGCAGCAATTGATCCCAAGCATCTTAAGCGTCTTATTTTTGTTGGTGGTACAAGTTATTTTGGTGATTCAGGTAATGAAGCGCCTAGAACAGAATCCTTCCAAGCTGAGCCAAAGGGTTGGGGACCGTATATTTCACCTTCAATTAAATATGCCAAAGAAAAAATTGCTGAAGGATATCCTGCTTCAATTGTGTTTCCTGCACAAATATATGGACCTTCTTCATGGATGGAGCAGCTATTTTTTCAGCCGTTGTATACTAATAAGCCGATTACATCTTTGAAGGGCTACAGTCCTTATTTTTCACCTATTCATATTGAAGATTGTGCACGTGCCCTTTTACATTTAATTGAGAAGGGTGAGATTGGAGAAGATTATATCATTTCTGATTTACAGCCGCTGAAATCCACAGTATTTAGAGATGAAATTATAAAGCTAATGGGTGTGAGAAACCCTAAATTCCGGGAAGTACCTCGCTGGCTGTGTCAATTATTGTTAGGACCAGTGCTGACAGAATATGCAACAGCTCACACTAACTTTTCAAGTAAAAAGCTTCAGGAAACAGGGTTTAAGTTCCGTTATCCAACATATATAGAAGGTTTGCCTCAAGTAGTTGACGCATGGCTTAAGCTGCAATCATAG
- a CDS encoding helix-turn-helix transcriptional regulator produces MNHEKQRYKELGDFLKTRRAKISPQLAGLPAGLRRRTPGLRREEVATLAGIGVTWYTWLEQGRPIQVSTQILESLSRVFRLNRVEIVHMYTLAQHVPPSYFPSYNEVNPMHQHVLDDLVESPSMIVDNRWNVIAWNRAAELVFYDFNQLECSNRNMMRIMFTDPNFASLFPDWDTSAQSMIGKFRADCSQYIEDPWLTEFVQELRASSKEFDQWWPMHQLNKDRNTYRLLNHPVIGPLSFELTSFLVSEDNNLKMYVNTPSIDTDTRHKLRLLLETEHKNSEPTFVYQS; encoded by the coding sequence ATGAATCATGAGAAGCAGCGTTATAAAGAGCTGGGGGATTTTCTTAAAACACGTCGAGCTAAAATATCCCCACAGCTGGCAGGTTTGCCCGCAGGACTACGCCGTCGAACACCGGGTTTGCGGCGTGAAGAGGTTGCTACTCTGGCGGGAATAGGCGTAACCTGGTACACCTGGCTTGAGCAAGGACGTCCGATTCAGGTTTCTACGCAAATTCTCGAGAGTCTTTCTCGAGTGTTTAGACTAAATCGCGTAGAGATTGTGCATATGTATACCCTCGCCCAGCATGTCCCTCCTTCCTATTTTCCTAGCTATAATGAGGTAAACCCGATGCATCAGCATGTGCTGGACGATCTGGTGGAATCGCCGTCCATGATCGTGGACAATCGCTGGAATGTCATCGCATGGAATCGGGCAGCTGAGCTTGTGTTCTATGATTTCAACCAATTAGAATGTAGTAACCGCAACATGATGCGAATCATGTTCACAGATCCGAACTTTGCAAGCCTCTTCCCGGATTGGGATACTAGTGCACAGTCGATGATTGGGAAGTTCAGAGCCGATTGCAGTCAATATATTGAAGATCCTTGGCTTACAGAATTCGTGCAAGAGCTTCGAGCATCCAGCAAGGAATTCGATCAATGGTGGCCTATGCATCAGCTCAATAAAGACCGGAACACTTACAGATTGCTCAATCATCCCGTGATTGGACCGCTGAGCTTTGAGCTAACCAGCTTTCTCGTATCCGAAGACAACAACCTGAAGATGTATGTTAACACACCGTCGATCGATACGGATACTCGCCATAAGCTGAGACTGCTGCTAGAAACAGAGCATAAGAACAGTGAGCCTACTTTTGTGTATCAATCATAA
- a CDS encoding aldo/keto reductase, with protein MKTRTLGNSKLEVSALGLGCMGMSDFYAGRDEAESIRTIHRALELGVTLLDTADVYGLGENEELLGRALKGRRDGVVLATKFGAVVGEDGSISVSGRPEYVKAACEASLKRLGVDHIDLYYQHRVDQDTPIEETVGAMAELVKEGKIRYIGLSEASSDLIRRGHAVYPITALQTEYSLWDRDVEDSILPTCRELGIGFVPYSPLGRGFLTGQIQRYEDLEPDDFRRTSPRFQGDNFQKNLDLVVKIKELAVEKNCKPSQLALAWLLAQSDNIVPIPGTKRTVYLEENLGALDVELTNADLAQIDAIAPQGIVFGSRY; from the coding sequence TTGAAAACAAGAACACTTGGAAACAGCAAACTGGAGGTATCTGCCTTAGGACTTGGATGTATGGGCATGTCTGACTTCTATGCCGGGCGGGATGAGGCGGAGTCGATCCGTACTATTCACCGCGCATTGGAGCTTGGCGTGACTCTTCTTGATACTGCTGATGTCTATGGTTTGGGAGAAAACGAAGAGCTTCTCGGGCGTGCTCTTAAAGGCCGCAGAGATGGTGTTGTCTTAGCGACAAAGTTTGGCGCTGTCGTAGGAGAAGATGGTTCCATAAGCGTGAGTGGTCGTCCTGAATATGTGAAGGCAGCATGTGAGGCCAGTCTAAAACGTCTCGGTGTCGATCATATTGATCTCTACTACCAGCATCGAGTCGATCAAGATACTCCAATTGAAGAAACTGTAGGTGCAATGGCAGAGCTTGTTAAGGAAGGGAAAATCCGATACATCGGGCTGTCGGAAGCATCCTCAGACCTTATTCGCCGTGGACATGCAGTTTATCCTATAACAGCACTACAGACTGAATACTCATTATGGGATCGTGATGTCGAGGATTCTATTCTGCCGACATGCCGTGAGCTAGGCATCGGCTTCGTACCGTATAGTCCACTTGGCCGTGGATTTCTAACAGGACAGATTCAGCGCTACGAAGATCTCGAGCCGGATGACTTCCGCCGTACTTCACCAAGATTCCAAGGAGATAACTTCCAAAAAAATCTTGATCTAGTGGTCAAAATAAAAGAACTTGCGGTAGAGAAGAACTGTAAGCCATCCCAGTTAGCTTTAGCGTGGCTACTCGCTCAAAGCGACAATATCGTGCCAATTCCAGGAACAAAACGTACTGTTTACCTTGAGGAAAATCTTGGCGCATTGGACGTTGAACTGACAAATGCTGACCTCGCTCAAATCGATGCTATTGCCCCACAAGGCATTGTCTTCGGTTCCCGCTACTAA
- a CDS encoding serine hydrolase domain-containing protein, with product MKGYWIKSIAMMVAVFLFLVVGCAEEKKDISESTVTQISLAEIDLPKLLEEEIPKLMKQNKVPGAAIAIIHQGHLEWAEGFGYANVKKKIAVDEKTIFQVASNSKSVNSLGILKLVEQAKLDLDKPVESYLSRWHIPDSDYDKEKVTIRKLLSHTSGLSLHGYPGYPKGKKLPTLEESLSGKNSAKEKVKLIFEPGKQYQYSGGGYTLLQLAIEEITKQSYSEFMKSEILDPLGMSNSLFALHSEEVPNLAVGYKKSGKAYPIISYRELAAAGLHTSIVDFAKFVASIVEDKIEMKPAGREVLSNKSLDMMFTPVLNGYGLGFVIISRQGKELITHGGANLGYQSNFYINRDSGDGIVILTNSDSGLIMIQETINLIKKWETENQNSYQFGFEAI from the coding sequence TTGAAAGGATATTGGATAAAATCTATTGCGATGATGGTTGCGGTTTTTTTGTTCTTAGTGGTCGGATGTGCTGAAGAGAAAAAAGACATAAGCGAAAGCACGGTAACGCAAATCAGTTTAGCGGAAATAGATCTACCAAAGTTGTTAGAAGAGGAAATCCCAAAGTTGATGAAACAAAATAAAGTTCCAGGCGCTGCAATCGCGATTATCCATCAAGGGCACTTAGAGTGGGCAGAAGGATTCGGATACGCCAACGTAAAAAAGAAAATTGCAGTTGATGAGAAAACTATCTTTCAAGTAGCATCAAATTCGAAGTCCGTAAACTCTTTGGGAATATTAAAGTTAGTTGAGCAAGCAAAGCTTGATCTAGATAAGCCGGTAGAAAGCTATCTTTCCCGATGGCATATTCCCGATAGTGACTATGACAAGGAAAAAGTAACGATAAGAAAATTGTTAAGCCATACGTCAGGTCTATCCTTACATGGTTATCCAGGCTATCCCAAAGGGAAGAAACTGCCGACACTGGAGGAGTCATTAAGCGGTAAGAATAGCGCGAAAGAAAAGGTTAAGTTGATTTTTGAGCCGGGAAAGCAATATCAATATTCAGGTGGGGGTTACACGTTACTTCAATTAGCAATAGAGGAAATAACAAAGCAATCCTACTCGGAATTTATGAAAAGCGAGATATTAGACCCTTTAGGTATGTCCAATAGTTTGTTTGCTTTACACTCCGAAGAGGTGCCGAATCTTGCAGTTGGCTATAAAAAATCGGGAAAAGCTTACCCAATCATTTCTTACCGTGAATTGGCGGCGGCGGGTCTACATACATCAATAGTCGATTTTGCAAAATTCGTCGCTTCTATAGTTGAAGATAAAATCGAGATGAAGCCTGCTGGGAGAGAGGTATTGTCCAATAAATCTTTAGATATGATGTTTACGCCAGTGTTGAATGGGTATGGATTGGGGTTTGTTATTATTTCCCGTCAAGGCAAAGAGCTAATTACCCATGGGGGTGCGAATTTAGGTTACCAAAGCAACTTCTATATTAATAGAGACAGTGGGGATGGAATAGTCATCCTAACGAACAGCGATTCAGGGTTAATTATGATACAAGAAACGATTAATCTGATAAAGAAGTGGGAAACAGAAAACCAGAATAGCTATCAATTTGGTTTTGAGGCGATTTAA